From the genome of Acidaminococcus sp.:
ATGCCTCATCCGCCCAGATGGTTGTATAGTGGCCGGCTTTTTCCCACCACTGTGCATAGGAATCATAGGTATGATGTTCTATCGTTTCTGCAAGATCCGTACAGGGCAGCGCACATTCGGGCCGTTCGTGGACTTTGCCGACCCAGGTCACTGCTCCCTTTGGGAAAAGGCGAGTCACCCTGTCGGGGCCGAAAGCACCGCGATGATAGTGATGTCCGAAAGCAATATTTTCCCGTTTCAGCGAATATTGGTGATCTGCCGGGCCGATTTTCACGGCACGCACCTTAGCTGCTGCGGAAGGCGTAAGACGCTCGTCAGCATCAAGATAGAAAACCCATTCTCCTTTGGCACTGCCCAGGGCAAAATTCCGCTGTGCCGAAAAATCTCCATCCCAGGCGCGGAATACCACGTCCGCCCCGAGTTCTTTCGCCAGTTCGACCGTCTGATCCGTACTGCCGGAATCCACGACAAGGATCTGATCCGCCCACTTGGCCGCGTTTTCCACCGCACCCCGGATATGACGTTCTTCATTTTTCGTCAGGATAATAGCGGTGAGAGTCCCCATGTTCATGCCTCCTTTCCCAGCAGCTCCGGATGCCGGACAAGATAACCGGTCAAATCCATATATCCGTTACGCTCATTCTGGAAGGGAGGCTCCCCTTCTTTGAGAGCGTCCGGTCCGAAAGCAGGACCGAGCGGCTGATAGAAATCATTTTCATAAGTGCCGTAAGCATCCCTGGTCAGCCAGTGATACGGCGACACGACGTGGTCAATCGGCTCCAGTAAAGAGCCGTTGATTGCGTAATACCGGAATCCTTTCGGTGCAATCAATTCAAAGATGGTCGGTGCAATATTCATATGTCCGCCAATCGTGTTGCCTGCAAAAATAGACTGATCAATTTCAGGATGGTTCATAAAGAGTACCGGAGAATGACGTTCCCGTAAATTGCATTCCCGCTGCATCAGTGACGTATGGCTCAGTATCGCGCTCATATCGTAGGAATGGTCCCCCGTTATCACAAAGAGACTGTCCGGGAAGGCTTCCTTCATTGTCTTCAGGAACTTGCCGACGGCCTGATCGGAGAACCAGAACGTTCCCAGATTCTTTTGGATAGCCTTGTTCCGTTTGATATCTTCCGGTGCGTCCGGCATGACTTTTTCCGTGTCATATCCATAATGAGCCAGAGGAATCTTGAAAGGTCCGTGATAACTCGTCGTATAGAGGAAATGGAACTGATAAGGTCCACGCTCCTTATCCCCTTTGAGAATCATCTCGGCGGCTTTTTCAAGAAATACATTATCGTATACGCCTACCCACGTTTTGGGCGCGTCGGGGCCGCAGAAATCAGTAGCCGTTTCCACTTCATCAAAGCCGCAGGACGGAGCAAACTGGTTAAAGTTGCCGTACGTCACATTCCCGCCGTACCAGTAAGTGGAGTGGTACCCCATTTTGGCCAGCTGCCGCGGCAGTGCCGTCGGAAGCTTATTCTTCCAGAACGATTCCTTTTCGTTAAGTTCCAGACCGGCGTCAAAGATGCCACTCATGAGACTGACAATGGAAGGCCGGGAAATAATACCAGCGGACAATGCGCTTGTCACAGCTGCAGTGTGTGCGTCTTCCTTGAGCCAGCGCCCTCCCGATACCAGATTCAAAGAGGCGAATTCCGGGTCAAAGAACTGCTGCAGATAGGTTTCCCCGACAAAAAGAAAAATATGCTTTGGTTTGGTGATGCGGGGGCCGGAAGCGGTACGGAGAAAAGCGAAAGCCGGATTCGGCAGTTCTGTAAGCGGCGTCTTTACCGTAGTAAGCGGTGCAATAGCCTCCAGATCCTCTTCATCCGTGTGCTGATAAGCCTCATTCAAGTCATGTTTCATGACCTGTTCCAGCGCCACCAGATCGTCCACGGTTGCCTTGGCAAAAAAGATGTCCTTTTTTACGAGGCTCGGAATCGTATCCCACTCCGGTTTGTCATCATGCATAAAGGTTCCGCCGTACCGGAACCAGTAAAAGGCGGCAATGCAGCCAAGGAAAATCACCGTGTTAAAAGCATAGCGCAGCACAGTGGAGGAAATTTCCGGATAAGGCAGGCTCGGCAGGGACAGCAGCCCCCGGATGGCTGCCCAGCAGAAGATCTCATAGGGAATAATTCCCAAAAGGACCAGCGCGCCGTGGTTTTGATGGAAGAAAATATCGGCCAGATTATGCTTTTCCGCGTTGGCACCCAATTTTAAGATCTGGTTATAGATGTCATGAAAATGAAAGTAAAAAATCATCTTGCCGGCAAAGGCGAGATAAAGTACCAGTGCGTAAAGCATTCCGCCAATCAGCCGCAGCGTGTCGCCCATGGCCGCATATGCCGGAAAAAATGCACCGGGCAGCGATACCAGGACGAGAGGAATCAAAAAGACATAGGCATTAAAGTCCATGCCCCACCAGAAGCCATAGCGAAAACAGTGAAATACGACGGCTCCCTTCCCTTTGAGGGAAGGATACGGGCAGTACGTACGGATAAAAATAGCACGAAAAATCGCGCACAGAATTGGGAAAAATAAAAATAACTTTGCGTCCTGCTGAAGGGACG
Proteins encoded in this window:
- a CDS encoding glycosyltransferase family 2 protein codes for the protein MGTLTAIILTKNEERHIRGAVENAAKWADQILVVDSGSTDQTVELAKELGADVVFRAWDGDFSAQRNFALGSAKGEWVFYLDADERLTPSAAAKVRAVKIGPADHQYSLKRENIAFGHHYHRGAFGPDRVTRLFPKGAVTWVGKVHERPECALPCTDLAETIEHHTYDSYAQWWEKAGHYTTIWADEAWEQGRTATPAKAALHALAGMFKVFILQGGISEGSMGFVATLQHGIYTAMKYMKLAEKSWLE
- a CDS encoding sulfatase-like hydrolase/transferase, translated to MTLFSVFYASLQQDAKLFLFFPILCAIFRAIFIRTYCPYPSLKGKGAVVFHCFRYGFWWGMDFNAYVFLIPLVLVSLPGAFFPAYAAMGDTLRLIGGMLYALVLYLAFAGKMIFYFHFHDIYNQILKLGANAEKHNLADIFFHQNHGALVLLGIIPYEIFCWAAIRGLLSLPSLPYPEISSTVLRYAFNTVIFLGCIAAFYWFRYGGTFMHDDKPEWDTIPSLVKKDIFFAKATVDDLVALEQVMKHDLNEAYQHTDEEDLEAIAPLTTVKTPLTELPNPAFAFLRTASGPRITKPKHIFLFVGETYLQQFFDPEFASLNLVSGGRWLKEDAHTAAVTSALSAGIISRPSIVSLMSGIFDAGLELNEKESFWKNKLPTALPRQLAKMGYHSTYWYGGNVTYGNFNQFAPSCGFDEVETATDFCGPDAPKTWVGVYDNVFLEKAAEMILKGDKERGPYQFHFLYTTSYHGPFKIPLAHYGYDTEKVMPDAPEDIKRNKAIQKNLGTFWFSDQAVGKFLKTMKEAFPDSLFVITGDHSYDMSAILSHTSLMQRECNLRERHSPVLFMNHPEIDQSIFAGNTIGGHMNIAPTIFELIAPKGFRYYAINGSLLEPIDHVVSPYHWLTRDAYGTYENDFYQPLGPAFGPDALKEGEPPFQNERNGYMDLTGYLVRHPELLGKEA